The DNA sequence ATGTGACTGGCAATAGGGCACGCCACACTGGCTGCACCGGCTAGATTGTTCCTTGGCCTTGGCATCGGCATATTCCGCGTAAATTTCATGAAAATCCGAACGGCGCAGATCCGGCGGACGCTTTTCGGGCATGTCCCGTTCGATGTTCACGAATTTCAGCATCGGCTGCTCTGCCATGATCATGCCTTTCCAGAATTACAATCAGGCACCCATCTACATCAGGTCGAAACGGAAATAAAGGCAGCAGTGCTGACCTATATGCGCATATTATTCACCCGGATAACGGGGTATCTGCGCGACTTTCAGGGAATTAGGTCCGAACCGGACCTTATTGTCAGTAGCCCGCCGATAACGCGATGATTGCGACCAACCCGACAACGATTCGCCACCAGCCGAACAGCGCATAGCCATGCTGACTGACGTAATCCAGCAACCAGCGCACAACCAAGACAGCCGCAATAAATGCCGTCACAAAACCGACAGCGATCTCGCCCAGGGCCGAGGCATCCAGAACATCGCGATTCTTGAACAGATCGTAGGCAAACGCCCCCGCCATAGTCGGCATGGACAGAAAGAACGAGAACTCCGCCGCAGCACGCTTGCTGGCGCCCAGCATCAGCGCCCCCACAATGGTCGCGCCGGAGCGTGACGTGCCGGGGATCATGGCGAGGCACTGGATGAAACCGATCTTCAGCGACATGGATAAAGGAAACGCCATTGCATCCTCGTGCCGCGGGGTTGGCGCGATCCGGTCGACAAACAGCAGGACAATGCCCCCGACCACCAGCATGACGGCAATCAGCATCGGTGTTTCGAACAGAACGGTCTTGATGAAGTCATGGGCGATCACGCCGATCACGACCGCGGGCAGGAACGCCACCAGAACCGACAGGATAAACCGCCGTGCCGCCGGATCATGCGGAGCGGCGGCGAAGACAGCATAAAGTCGCGCGGCATATAAGGACAGAATGGCAAACACGGCGCCAAGCTGGATGACCACCTCAAAGGTTTTTCCGGCGCTTTCAAAACCCAGGAAATGCCCCGCCAACAGCAGATGGCCCGTCGAGGAAACAGGTATGAACTCTGTCAGCCCCTCCAACAGGCCCAGAATACCCGCGACGATGGTGGTATCCATCAGCTGTTACGCAGGTTGCGGGCGGATTCCTTGATCGCGTCGTACTGGCCGGAAGGCCGGAACCGCCACAGATAGTCGGGCAGCACCGATGCCATGGACACAGGTTTGATCCCCAGGTCGTCAAATGTCTTGCTTCCTGCTGACACAACATTGTCAGTGCCCAGGTTCGTCACCTGATCGCGGGTCAGCATGCGGTTGACGAAGAGCCCGAAGGTGACGGACTGCAGCGTGTCAAAGCCCCAGGCCATGATCCGCGCGATCCAGGTGGGCATGTTCATGATCAGACGGCGCCGGTGGATCACATCCAGCATTCGGCCCATCAGGCCACGAAAGGTGTCAACCTCGGGCCCGCCCAATTCATAAATACCGCCTTCGGCCTTGCCCAGGACGGCCGCAACCGCGGCCTGCGCCACATCGTCCACATAGACCGGCTGGAACCGGGTGTTCTGGCCCACGACAGGCAGAACCGGGCTGTTCCGCGCCATGCCGGCGAACCGGTTAAAGAAGTCGTCCTCGGGTCCGAAGATAATCGAAGGGCGCAGGATCACGGCGTCCGGCATGTATTTCTGAACCGCGACCTCGCCCTCGCCCTTGCTGGCGGCATAATCGCTGTCGGAATCGATATCCGCCCCGATGGCGGAAATCTGCACCATCCGCGCCACGCCTTCTTCGGCCGCGAGCCGGGCGACCCGGGCTGCACCCTCGGCCTGCACCGCGTCGAAACGGTTGCGGCCCTGTTCGACCAGGATGCCCACGCAGTTCACGACGGCGTCCGCCCCCTGCATCGCGGTGCGCACGGATTCGTCGTTGCGAATGTTGCACAGGATCGGCTCTACCTGGCCGACAACGCCATAGGGGCGCACGAAAATCGCCTCGTTCGGGTTACGCACCGCAACGCGGACACGCCAACCAGCCTTGGCCATACGGCGTGCGATATAGCGCCCGACAAAGCCGGAACCGCCGTAGATCGTTACCAGCCTGGACATGATAAAGCTCCTCGCGCGATGGAATTCACACTGTCGGTTTAACGGCCCACCCCAACGCAAACAAGGCCAATCACCTGCCAGCAGCGGTTGAAACGATCAAAGTCAAAATTCGCGACAGAATGTAATTGACACTCCGTCGCTCCCCCTCTAAATGCAGCCCTCACGTGACCTGCCCAGGTGGCGGAATGGTAGACGCGCTAGCTTCAGGTGCTAGTACTGGCAACGGTGTGGAGGTTCGAGTCCTCTCCTGGGCACCAATCCATCCCAACTAAGTCACTGATAGTGATAGGCTTTTTCGGATCGGCGGCCTTGTGAGGTCCATAATCAGGTCCACATTGCCAATGACTAGAAGCTTCGTGTCCAAACATATTCGCACTGACAGAAACGGCACTCGGAAGTATCGCCGCAGAGTCCCCAAAGCTCTTCAGCCAGTTCAGGGAAAACGAGAGATCGTTAAAGTCCTTGGCAAAAGCGAGCTTGAGGCGATGCGGAACTACCCTGCCGTTCACGAGCACGTTGAACAGCTTCTAAGGTCTGCACATAGCTCTTCAGATGCCGGTGAATTGGCAACGATCAAGGACAACATAGAAGCTCAATTTGCCGAATTGGGAGCCGAACCATATTCGCGCGGCCAGAACGAAGACGAAAGGACTGAGCTACCCCCCGAATTTCGGACACTGACATAAGCTACGATTTGCAGTCTGCTGATCTTCGACGAGAAGGAGATCAGAGATGTCGAAACGGAAGCAGCACGCGCCCGCGTTCAAGGCCAAGGTCGCGCTGGAAGCCCTGAAAGGCGAGGGTTGGAGGGACCGTCGCGCCAGTGGCGCGGCGTAAGCCCGAACAACGCCGCTGAGCTGGCGAGCCGGTTCGGAGTGCATCCGACGATGATCCATCAATGGAGTTGGAAGGATCAGAAAACGATCCAGTGAATCGTTTTCCCGACCAACGCCCTGCTCGAAGGCGCGTCCGGCGTGTTCGAGTGCGGGGGCCGTAAGAAGCCCGAGATTGACGAGGAGCAGGTGAAGGAGCTCCACGCCAAGATCGGGGAGCTGGCGGTGGCCAACTCTTTTTTGGAACGAAAGCTGAAGCCCTGGGGCGGGAAGTGAGGCGCGGCATGATCGAGCCGGACCACCCGGATCTGTCGATCGCGCGCTCGTCTTTCTACTACACGCCCAAGGGCGAGACCGAACAGAACCTCGGCCTGATGCGGCGGATCGACGAGCGTCCTGCGGACCTAGAGACGCCGTTCTTCGGCGTTCGACAGATGACCTGGCACCTGCGCAACGACGGGCATCTCGTAAACGAGAAGCGGATACGCCGGCTGATGCGCCTGATGGGGCTCATGCCGATTTACCAAAAGCCCAACACAAGCAGGCCGACGAAGGGGCACAAGACCTATCCCTACCTGCTGAGAGGTCTGCGTGTGGAACGCCCGAACCAGGTCTGGTGCTCGGATATCACCTATCTGCCCATGCGGCGTGGGTTCCTCTACCTCGTGGCGATCATGGACTGGCATACCCGCAAAGTTCTGTCCTGGCGGATCTCGAACACGCTGGAGGCCGACTTCTGCGTCGAAGCGCTGACCGAGGCCATCCACAAGTTCGGCCCACCTGAGATCATGAATACGGACCAGGGATCCCAGTTCACGTCCTTCGCCTGGACGGACCGGCTCCGCCGATCGGGCGTGCGGATCTCCCCCTCTCATGCATGTAAACATGCACTGCCGGGGCAGTGGATGGATGGGAAAGGCCGGTTCCTCGACAACATCTTCATCGAAAGGTTGTGGCGCACCCTGAAATACGAGTGTGTCTACTTGCATGCTTGGGAGACAGGATCGGAGACGAAGGAGGCGATCCAGAAATGGATGACCTTCTACAACCACCAGCGCCCTCACTCAGCCCTCGGCGGCAAGCCACCGGCGCTGGTCTATTGGCAAAGAAATGATATCAACCAACCCGATCAGCAGGTGCAACGAGTAGCTTAAATTACGCCAGATCCTGTCCAACGATCAGGGAGTAGCTCAGTAACAAGGGCTGAGCTAAAAGCTCACGCTGACGACGGAGCCCGATTGGTCAGTCAAGCCATGGGTATCTATAAGCCAGCTTACACCGACATCGCTTTGAGCGTCAGGCAGACCTTAAACAGTCCTTATGCGAACAAAGAGGTTGTCCATCGTGCGGACGGCAGTTGGCTTTATCCCTATTTCCAAGAGAACCCAGTCCCCAATCAAAGAGACAAAGAAGCTACTAATCGTGGTTTGGTAAAGTGTATGGAGGATGGCGTTCCCATAGCCGTCCTAATTCAAACAAGGCCGAAGCCAGGGGTTGAGTAACAAGTCTTAGGGCTTGCAAGAGTTCGGAGTTGGTCGAATGGGTACTTCTACCTAGAAGGCTCTAAGGCGGTAGGGGACCTGCTATCTGTGGATGATGTCGAAGACGCTGCTTGGGATCGTATAACAGTTGAGACACTCCCAAATGACGAGGTTTCCTTCGACCCCAAGGAAGATGATGACCAAAGGGTAAGAGCTATAGCCGAAGTTGTCCGGAGACGAGGTCAGACCAAGTTTAGGAGGCAGTTGTTGGAGGCTTATTCGAATACCTGCGCTGTAACAGGATGTGACGCTTTCGAGGCCTTGGAGGCAGCACACATAACCCCATACCTCGGAGAATAGACTAACCATCCTCCGAATGGAATTCTTCTCAGAGCTGATATTCATTCTCTCTTTGACTTAGGGTTAATCTCAATCGACCCAGAGACGTTGGAGGTGGTTTTATCGCCTTCCTTAGAGAGCACCAGTTATGGAAGTCTCTCCGGCGTAAGAATAGCTAGTGTTCGGGATGCAAGATCTAGCCTCAGCACAGAAGCTCTTCGGCAGCATTTCAAATGGAGCGGACTCGCTTCTGTATGAACGCTAATCAAAAGAACTGAAAAGCAATTCCCACCAGGATTCCGCTCAGCGTAAAAGCATATCTGACGCTCATCCAGGGTGTGCTTTGGCCGGTCAATGGCTGAAAGGTACAGTATGGCAGCGAGGGACAGCTTCCCGCCTTGCACGCAAACAAACGCGAACGGCCGCTCTCGCGAGGAGGCCAAAAACTTGCCAGGGTCATATGGGTTTGCCTGGGGGTTCTGTCCCGGCCAACCTTCTTTAGACGCAAGCACCGTTAGGGAAGGCCAGAACTGACTGATATCGGTCGAGTGCGAACTACACAATATCTTGTGGCCACGCTCTTTGCCATCGTCGCTGGCTTGAAAAAGTTATTACGAAAAAATGGTTATGACACGAATTCCGACTTGCAGTCAGTTATCAATTCTAAATTGCTCGCTGCACCTGCATCTCGCTGAACGGCCTCTGTAACATCCAAGCAATAAGAAACTTTCCTAACTCTTGTTACTATTTCAGCGATTTGCGTTGGAAGCTCTTCAAATTCTTGTGGGTCGTAGATACGTATGTTGAGAAAAATCTGAGGATCGAGCGGATATGCGGCTGCAACGCTGCAAAAGGTAAACTCTGACGGAATTGTCCTATCTAAGCGACAACTTACAGAGAATGATTGGCTATCATTCTTCGGTATAAAGAGTAGATGATTCATAGCGTGAAGCGATGCCGACTTCACCGAGTAGCCTTCCAGGGTCAAGGCATCTGGCAAGGAAACCTCATAATCGAAAATTTAACCAGGCCCAGGAAATCTCCACAGGTGATCTGCTGGGTCGTTTAGAACTTTGATCTGAATAACTAAATTCTTCAAGAGAGGGTCGTCTTTCAGGTACTCTCCAAGCCAAGGTATTCGGTTAAGAGGAATAAAATCAGGATCGCGACGTAGTGAGACCGGATCAACCCCCTCATCGAATACTCGCGAATTCATGGGGATAAGACCAAGGCGACTTTCATCAGCATGAAGAGGTCGGTCAGTTTGCACTAGACAAACAACCGACACTAGAATTAACGATAGGATTAATCTGCCGAACATGTCGCTTCGACGTGACCAGAAATTAACAGAGAAGGTAATTCAATGTATCTCCTGACACAAGACCAAGTCAATCAACTCGATGCCGTGGCTGGAGACCTGAGCTACTCCCTGATCGTTGGACAGGATCTGGCGTAATTTAAGCTACTCGTTGCACCTGCTGATCGGGTTGGTTGATACCATTTCTTTGCCAATAGACCAGCGCCGGTGGCTTGCCGCCGAGGGCTGAGTGAGGGCGCTGGTGGTTGTAGAAGGTCATCCATTTCTGGATCGCCTCCTTCGTCTCCGATCCTGTCTCCCAAGCATGCAAGTAGACACACTCGTATTTCAGGGTGCGCCACAACCTTTCGATGAAGATGTTGTCGAGGAACCGGCCTTTCCCATCCATCCACTGCCCCGGCAGTGCATGTTTACATGCATGAGAGGGGGAGATCCGCACGCCCGATCGGCGGAGCCGGTCCGTCCAGGCGAAGGACGTGAACTGGGATCCCTGGTCCGTATTCATGATCTCAGGTGGGCCGAACTTGTGGATGGCCTCGGTCAGCGCTTCGACGCAGAAGTCGGCCTCCAGCGTGTTCGAGATCCGCCAGGACAGAACTTTGCGGGTATGCCAGTCCATGATCGCCACGAGGTAGAGGAACCCACGCCGCATGGGCAGATAGGTGATATCCGAGCACCAGACCTGGTTCGGGCGTTCCACACGCAGACCTCTCAGCAGGTAGGGATAGGTCTTGTGCCCCTTCGTCGGCCTGCTTGTGTTGGGCTTTTGGTAAATCGGCATGAGCCCCATCAGGCGCATCAGCCGGCGTATCCGCTTCTCGTTTACGAGATGCCCGTCGTTGCGCAGGTGCCAGGTCATCTGTCGAACGCCGAAGAACGGCGTCTCTAGGTCCGCAGGACGCTCGTCGATCCGCCGCATCAGGCCGAGGTTCTGTTCGGTCTCGCCCTTGGGCTCGTAGTAATAGGATGCCCAACAATAACAATCAACAATAACCCCCGTTTTTTGAAGTCGGTTTCTTAGACCCCCCACCCCTTCTCCAGCTGGTCAAAAGCTATTGGCTCGTTACCAGCCCAGCGCGCAAAGGCCCTGCCAATAGACCTTGCCCTAGTGTCAGCCCCAGACCGTGGCGCGATTGCCTGTCAGTGAAGTCGGTTTCGGCTTTTGGCAGACACACTGTCGCAACTTCATAGACATCAATGGCAGACAAGGAGGGCAATCAGATGCTCATCGGATACGCACGTACATCAACCCTGGAACAGAAGGCCAGCATAGAGGCTCAAAATGAGTCCTTGAGGGCCCTTGGCTGTGAAAGGTTGGGGGGAGCAAACGAGCTCTGTTGGCGCCAGAGAGGCTCTCAGGGGCGCTGTGAGCTTCTGTCGGGAAGGAGATACCCTTGCGGTCACAAAGCTGGACCGTTTGGCTAGGTCCGTAAGGCACCTCGGAGAGATCGTTGACGAGCTCGAAGGTAATGGCGCTGGGCTTCGCATTTTGGACCTTGGGCTCGACACTTCAAATGCCACGGGGAAACTTATGCTCAATGTCCTGGGCTCAGTGGCTCAGTTCGAACGAGAGATGATGCTGGAGCGTCAGCGTGAAGGCATTGCCAAGGCGAAGGCGCTGGGCAAGTACAAGGGCAGAACTCCGAAGGCCCGTCAGAAGGCCTCGGAGATGCAGGAACTGCTGGCTCAAGGTGCCAGCAAACGTGAGATCGCAAAGCAGCTTGGATTGTCCGAAAGGTCTGTCTATCGGGTGCTTGCAAATTGTTGTTAAGCTTTGCTGTTCTTGTCGTTTGGCCGTCAACTTCGGCGGCCAGAAAGTCTGGTTCGGCAATCGGCCCGAAGCCGACTTTGAATACAGTGAATACAGTTTTTGAATGCTGCGACAGCAATTCGCATTGCTGCCATTCGGTATCGTCAATCTTCACCGGCGTCGCGTCGTTCCCATGCAACCAGAAACCGGCTGATGGTAGACTTTTGCTGCTCGTCGAGGCCATCGCTTCCAAGGGCCTCATTCAACCGCCGTCTGAACTCGTCCACATCAAGCAGTCGGTCAATTCCATCGACTTGTGCGCGGTCGTTTTCCCGTTGCACGAGATCGCCTGGTGCGCCACCGAAACCTCCCATGCCATGACTGTATGATTTCCCCAGGAAAGCTGAAGCGAGTTGGCAGAGCTTCGTGTCGTCCCCTAAAGCACGAGTTATGTAGTTCATGACCTCAACTGCCCCATCAGGCTGCAATCTGTCCCAATCATAGAGAAGGCGGGCAGGGGTTTTGGCAGAGAGGATGGTGTCACTCGCTGCGGCGGCACGAAGCAGTTCCAGTGATCGTGCTTGCAGCCGCTCAGCCGCCACATGGGTCGTTAGTGTTTCAGCTTCCGAAGAAGGTTCGCTGTCGGGATTGCTTGGATGGTAGTCTTGCCAAGCGTCATTGCTGATATCGAGGTGCCATTGCAGGGTCGCGCCCTCAATTGATCTGGTAAGTATCTCCGTTCTTTCATGGAGAGTTGTCCGGTCCAAAAGGATTGATCGGAGCAGCCAATGCAACCTAAGCCTGTTGTTGCCGAATGATGCGAAACCGCGCCCCTCATCTTGTTCCAAGAATAATTCGTCGGCCATACCAAACAATGCCGACAACAGCTTCTCCCCCTGATCAAGGGAGATATTGAGTCCATGGGCGGTTAACTCATCAAGGATATAGGAGGCTTTGGTC is a window from the Sulfitobacter sp. THAF37 genome containing:
- a CDS encoding undecaprenyl-diphosphate phosphatase translates to MDTTIVAGILGLLEGLTEFIPVSSTGHLLLAGHFLGFESAGKTFEVVIQLGAVFAILSLYAARLYAVFAAAPHDPAARRFILSVLVAFLPAVVIGVIAHDFIKTVLFETPMLIAVMLVVGGIVLLFVDRIAPTPRHEDAMAFPLSMSLKIGFIQCLAMIPGTSRSGATIVGALMLGASKRAAAEFSFFLSMPTMAGAFAYDLFKNRDVLDASALGEIAVGFVTAFIAAVLVVRWLLDYVSQHGYALFGWWRIVVGLVAIIALSAGY
- a CDS encoding complex I NDUFA9 subunit family protein, giving the protein MSRLVTIYGGSGFVGRYIARRMAKAGWRVRVAVRNPNEAIFVRPYGVVGQVEPILCNIRNDESVRTAMQGADAVVNCVGILVEQGRNRFDAVQAEGAARVARLAAEEGVARMVQISAIGADIDSDSDYAASKGEGEVAVQKYMPDAVILRPSIIFGPEDDFFNRFAGMARNSPVLPVVGQNTRFQPVYVDDVAQAAVAAVLGKAEGGIYELGGPEVDTFRGLMGRMLDVIHRRRLIMNMPTWIARIMAWGFDTLQSVTFGLFVNRMLTRDQVTNLGTDNVVSAGSKTFDDLGIKPVSMASVLPDYLWRFRPSGQYDAIKESARNLRNS